A genome region from Pseudorca crassidens isolate mPseCra1 chromosome 20, mPseCra1.hap1, whole genome shotgun sequence includes the following:
- the MAMSTR gene encoding MEF2-activating motif and SAP domain-containing transcriptional regulator isoform X9, whose amino-acid sequence MPPEPRQGSRADPQAEGSALGPPGPPPWEWTNSQQPPPRMKLSPLTPSPPGVPSPSPSPHKLELQTLKLEELTVSELRQQLRLRGLPVSGTKSMLLERMRGGAPPRERPKPRREEGPAGAPWPRFRRKALGAAGRPGSLKPSQTSHSLPPPRAAETLVTAPAPATAPAASTAQAPAPAPAPVPIPSSAAASTALTLEEELQEAIRRAQLLPNRGINDILEDQVEPEDMLPPIPLDFPGSFDLLSPSPDSEGLSSVFSSSLPSPTNSPSPSPRGPTDSLDWLEALSGGPPLGSGPPAPSIFSADLSDSSGTRLWDLLEDPW is encoded by the exons ATGCCCCCAGAGCCGAGACAAGGGTCCAGGGCAGACCCCCAGGCTGAAGGGTCGGCCTTGGGTCCCCCTGGACCACCTCCATGGGAATGGACAAACTCACAGCAGCCACCTCCTAG GATGAAGCTCagtcccctcactccctccccaccAGGAGTCCCCAGCCCCTCGCCCTCTCCACACAAGTTGGAACTTCAGACTCTCAAACTGGAGGAGCTGACG GTCTCAGAGCTCCGGCAGCAGCTGCGCCTGCGGGGCCTCCCAGTGTCTGGGACCAAGTCGATGCTCCTGGAGCGCATGCGCGGTGGCGCCCCGCCCCGCGAGCGGCCGAAGCCGCGGCGCGAGGAAGGTCCGGCGGGTGCTCCCTGGCCTCGCTTCAGGCGCAAGGCTTTGGGAGCCGCTGGGAGGCCGGGCTCG TTGAAGCCGAGTCAGACATCTCACTCGCTGCCCCCTCCACGTGCCGCGGAAACCCTTGTGACGGCTCCGGCTCCTGCTACGGCTCCGGCTGCATCGACGGCTcaggctccagctccagctccagctccagtaCCGATTCCTTCTTCAGCAGCAGCCTCGACAGCCCTGACACTGGAGGAGGAGCTGCAGGAAGCGATCCGCAGAGCGCAG TTGCTTCCGAACCGGGGCATCAATGACATCCTGGAGGATCAGGTGGAGCCTGAGG ACATGCTGCCCCCCATTCCCCTGGACTTCCCCGGCTCCTTCGACTTGCTGTCCCCCTCCCCGGACTCTGAAGGCCTCTCATCTGTCTTCTCTTCCTCGCTCCCATCCCCCACGAACTCCCCGTCCCCCTCTCCCAGGGGCCCCACCGACTCCTTGGATTGGCTGGAGGCTCTGAGTGGGGGTCCCCCACTGGGCTctggccccccagcccccagcattTTCTCTGCTGACTTATCTGATTCCAGTGGCACCAGGCTGTGGGACCTGCTGGAGGATCCATGGTGA
- the MAMSTR gene encoding MEF2-activating motif and SAP domain-containing transcriptional regulator isoform X1, translating into MVIGRRMGWASADEGGRWRSWGQGCLLPAPLAGSWPQNGSGLRRCAGREQAGGPGREQAARPPACTGCVRGLGTRVPPTTAAHTRLPGQALGHSLPAFLLPPSSTVLQLRIHRRYQDTSLSGSFAASPFSDPDPWISAADPALAPAPASPSSPAPFLFSPGVLLPEPKHYPWRSLKKESPKISQHWREPKPKKNLTYHQYMPPEPRQGSRADPQAEGSALGPPGPPPWEWTNSQQPPPRMKLSPLTPSPPGVPSPSPSPHKLELQTLKLEELTVSELRQQLRLRGLPVSGTKSMLLERMRGGAPPRERPKPRREEGPAGAPWPRFRRKALGAAGRPGSLKPSQTSHSLPPPRAAETLVTAPAPATAPAASTAQAPAPAPAPVPIPSSAAASTALTLEEELQEAIRRAQVRGSGPRVSVRIRLESQVHASSARPQLLPNRGINDILEDQVEPEDMLPPIPLDFPGSFDLLSPSPDSEGLSSVFSSSLPSPTNSPSPSPRGPTDSLDWLEALSGGPPLGSGPPAPSIFSADLSDSSGTRLWDLLEDPW; encoded by the exons ATGGTGATTGGGCGGAGGATGGGGTGGGCATCAGCTGACGAAGGGGGCAGGTGGAGGAGTTGGGGGCAGGGCTGCCTCCTGCCTGCACCGCTGGCTGGCTCCTGGCCCCAGAACGGCTCTGGCCTTCGGCGCTGTGCTGGCAGGGAACAAGCAGGAGGCCCTGGAAGGGAGCAGGCTGCCCGCCCACCCGCCTGCACGGGGTGTGTAAGGGGGCTGGGCACACGTGTCCCGCCAACAACTGCAGCTCACACTCGCCTGCCAGGCCAGGCTCTTGGACACTCCCTTCCCGCctttctcctcccaccttcctccaCAGTCCTCCAGCTTCGGATCCACAGACGCTATCAGGACACGA GCCTCTCAGGGTCCTTTGCTGCCTCTCCATTCTCGGATCCAGATCCATGGATCTCAGCCGCAGACCCGGCTCTGGCTCCGGCCCCAGCCTCACCCTCGAGCCCAGCGCCTTTCCTCTTCAGCCCTGGGGTCCTTCTCCCTGAGCCAAAACACTACCCTTGGCGGTCCCTGAAGAAG GAGTCTCCCAAGATCTCCCAACATTGGAGGGAGCCCAAGCCCAAGAAGAACTTGACATACCACCAGTACATGCCCCCAGAGCCGAGACAAGGGTCCAGGGCAGACCCCCAGGCTGAAGGGTCGGCCTTGGGTCCCCCTGGACCACCTCCATGGGAATGGACAAACTCACAGCAGCCACCTCCTAG GATGAAGCTCagtcccctcactccctccccaccAGGAGTCCCCAGCCCCTCGCCCTCTCCACACAAGTTGGAACTTCAGACTCTCAAACTGGAGGAGCTGACG GTCTCAGAGCTCCGGCAGCAGCTGCGCCTGCGGGGCCTCCCAGTGTCTGGGACCAAGTCGATGCTCCTGGAGCGCATGCGCGGTGGCGCCCCGCCCCGCGAGCGGCCGAAGCCGCGGCGCGAGGAAGGTCCGGCGGGTGCTCCCTGGCCTCGCTTCAGGCGCAAGGCTTTGGGAGCCGCTGGGAGGCCGGGCTCG TTGAAGCCGAGTCAGACATCTCACTCGCTGCCCCCTCCACGTGCCGCGGAAACCCTTGTGACGGCTCCGGCTCCTGCTACGGCTCCGGCTGCATCGACGGCTcaggctccagctccagctccagctccagtaCCGATTCCTTCTTCAGCAGCAGCCTCGACAGCCCTGACACTGGAGGAGGAGCTGCAGGAAGCGATCCGCAGAGCGCAGGTGAGAGGGAGCGGGCCTAGGGTCTCAGTCAGGATCAGGCTGGAGTCCCAGGTTCACGCCAGTTCTGCCCGTCCACAGTTGCTTCCGAACCGGGGCATCAATGACATCCTGGAGGATCAGGTGGAGCCTGAGG ACATGCTGCCCCCCATTCCCCTGGACTTCCCCGGCTCCTTCGACTTGCTGTCCCCCTCCCCGGACTCTGAAGGCCTCTCATCTGTCTTCTCTTCCTCGCTCCCATCCCCCACGAACTCCCCGTCCCCCTCTCCCAGGGGCCCCACCGACTCCTTGGATTGGCTGGAGGCTCTGAGTGGGGGTCCCCCACTGGGCTctggccccccagcccccagcattTTCTCTGCTGACTTATCTGATTCCAGTGGCACCAGGCTGTGGGACCTGCTGGAGGATCCATGGTGA